A region of the Anolis sagrei isolate rAnoSag1 chromosome 4, rAnoSag1.mat, whole genome shotgun sequence genome:
ctgccacgcgttgctgtggcctatagtaaaacttatcaaagttgaggtagatatctggactattatgcaagagaggtccctacctattccttcccccttttcctccccctttctctcctttcttccttctctacctgtttctttctttccttctttcactacttggtttcatccttctctctttccttcattccctccccctttcttcctttgcctttcttccctccctgtttgcttccttctttcactttttatttccttttatttcaccaccatcataacaataacaataatgcaatgcattgcctccgggacctgacacctctcccattccccctaaaagggtctcataggaacaatagcataataataataatagaaataacaacctttacccgccacgtgttgctgtggccaatcttccctctttctctccttctttccctccctccctccctccctccctccttcccttcttccttccttccttccttcccatctttccttctcctcttctttctctatctctttccttccttccccctttttctttctcttctgctgtctctcttatctttccttccatctttccttttctttccttttcttcttcctctaactttccttccttccccctttttctttacctccctttctctttctttcttctttccttccttcctgtttttcctagattttgacagggcgggaaggggcggggtggggtttggaggtggcgtgaagtaaaaggaggtaagattggggcaggggagtgatggagcgtggggttgcgtgtgtgtgtgcggcagcggggggagtgatggagcgtggggttgcgtgtgtgtgtgcggcggcggggggagtggggttgcgtgtgtgtgcggcggtggggggagtgatggagcgtggggttgcgtgtgtgtgtgcggcggcggggggagtgatggagcgtggggttgcgtgtgtgtgtgcggcagggggtgtgtgtgtgcgggaagcggcgcggcggggcttggagtgggcatggtttccgcagagggaacgttggccggaaggccatgtgcgcgcgccagggaacttgcggctgggcgccaatgcgcatgctcagttgttttgccgttttgtgagtgtgttgttgtgttgtttttcattttgagtagatatgtttgtaccttgtgggttgtgttatgggtatgggaattttggttaagtttcgttggggtttttttgagttttgttcttttgccgttttgtgagtgtgttgctgtgttgtttttcattttgagtagatatgtttgtaccttgtgggttgtgttatgggcacggggattttagttaagtttcgttgtgggatttttgagttttgttgttttgctgttttgtgagtgtgttgttgtgttgtttttcattttgagtagatatgtttgtaccttgtgagttgtgttatgggcacagggattttggttaagtttcgttgggggatttttgatttttgttgttttgccgttttgtgagtgtgttgttgtgttgtttttcattttgagtagatatgtttgtaccttgtgggttgtgttgtgggcacggggattttagttaagtttcgttgggggatttttgagttttgttgttttgccgttttgtgagtgtgttgttgtgttgtttttcattttgattagatatgtttgtaccttgtgggttgtgttatgggcatgggaattttggttaagtttcgttgggggttttttgagttttgtttcctcgttggatgcccctaacaaatttatatatatagataaagctTCTATCATTCAAGTCGTCTGAGTACAGGAATAATATCATTGTTTATTTCAGGTTATCAGATTTCAGTTTCTCCTGACACTAAACATTTTAAGGCTGACTGGCTGGGAGAAGAAGTAACTGGTGCAACTCTGGGGATCATTGGAATGGGCACCATCGGTTATAAGGTAGCCCAGAGAGCCAAAGCCTTTGAAATGAAAATCCTTTATCATAACAGGAACCGGAGGTAAAAATTAATCTCTAATCAGCTTGATCTTACACTGAACTTCATTTCACTGGGGACTTTTCTAAACTGATTTCACTTTTCTGCCACTTTCAGCATTAACTGTTTCTCTTTTATTGATTCGGGCCCATTTCAGTTAAACTATTATTTCCTTTGCTTGATTTGTCAGGAATGTGAGCCTGACTTCCATGAGCATGCTTAAGGGCAGTTATTACCTGGAAAAGTAATGTAATATTTGGGTTTAGGAATATACAATATAAGCATAGGTCAAAGTATAGGAGACACAAGTCTCAAATAATATCTTTACCTGCactattttaataaataagaCCGTAATACAATATGCTCTGGAGGATCATGGTTTAACAAACACACATCCTGCAAAATacgtatttatttacagtatttataccccacccttctcaccccgaaagggactcagagcagctttacagaacacatatatggcaaacattcgatgctgaatgtacaattaacaaggacacaaAACCCAAAGGACATACAACACAAAGAGagataaaggcagtttttcccatcttaattccggcatcttggaggttgtgctcgactcccgccacaggggggtgctgtcacttcatcatatatgccgaggagctttcctccaatcgATGTCTTTAGGGGCAACTTTATTACCTTTTCaactaaaagcagtacctattttatctacttgcgaactgctaggtgggcaggtgagctggagcTAACGGCggatgctcaccctgacccgggctcgaactgctgaccttctgatcTGCAGATTAATGAATAGCATAGTATATTATTCCCGCTTCACACTGCAATGGCACATGGTACAACTgatatgcagatgatgttcagTTTTCTTTGTCCTTTTAGTCCATGTCCTTTTGAAATCCTGAATCTCATCAAGTGGTTTCGCATTGATAATAAGCCGCAACTGAGATATTCTTTATGTTGAAACTTTAACTTGAGCTAAACATTTGCCTCTTGCAGAAAAGAAGCTGACGAACAGGCAGTTGGGGCTCATTATTGTCCCAAGATGGAAGAGTTACTCCGACAATCTGATTTTGTGATGTTGGTTGTCAACTTAACGCCTCAAACACAGAAGCTGATTGGGGAAAAGGAGCTCAAGCTCATGAAACCCACAGCTACTCTGATCAACATTTGTCGAGGTAGGATATAGTACTGCTGTGGCACTCATTACAATCAATCACACATTCATTATGGTGAGAAACCTGTCGCAGCTGTGAACAGATCAATAAAATATGCTTGGAAAGGTGGTATAAAATGAAGCACACTTGATTCTGTACACACTTAGGGTACTGTGCTAAAGATCTGCCAGTTGAAGGGTTATAACAGGGGAAATAATTGTATGGCCttcccagttttctccagattGGCTGCCATGGCTTCACTCTTTCTGTTACTGGATAGTTCTCTTCTTCAGCACTTTCTGGGATTGCTGGATAGTGGCCAATGAGAATCTGAAAGGCCATTTAAAACATTTGTGCTGTCTTTCCTCCACCTCTTGAGTATGTGTTGGagccacggtggcgcagtggctccaacacttgtgctgctgaactgctgacctgaaggttggcagtttgaatccgtgagatggggtgagctcccgtctgtcagctccagttcctgcgaacctagcagttcgaaaacatgcaaatgtgagtagatcaataggtaccgcttcagcgggaaaaggcaaagagcaaTCCAAGCAATCTTACCAGGCACACAACCAGggggtgacaatgcaggctccttgaattgaaaatggagaaagcatctccccagagccagagatgagcacagcCAGAAATaaaagaagcctttgcctttgtttgtgtgtctcattgtatatgattgtaaaggcattgaatgtttgcctatgtaagtaaatgttgtaatccactctgagtcccctaggggagaagaggagaatataaataaagcatagtagtagtagtagtagtagtagtagtagtggataTGGTAGCAATTCTGCCAGTATGTTGTCCCTGATTGGAATATTTAGTAAGAAAGTAATTATATTGCAATGACAGAAAGCTATCATGGGTATGCATAACCACTGTTTTGTTCATGTGTTTATGTGCATGCATGTCTATAAACATTTAGTGATTCATCCAAAAGTAATCTGCAGAGTTGAGCAATATTATCATGTGTTTTGAAGTATGTCTGATAAGACCTGTAGGAAGATGTGGAATCCACTAAAGACTGCAATTAAATCAACAGCTgtgttgttgaagtctttcataactggaatcgctgggttgttgtgagttttctgggctgtgtggccatattccagaagcattctctactgacgtttaacctgcatctatggcttggGATTCCCCCAtatagtaagaagccagactttgaaactgctaggccattaaatgccaatcaaggcagccagttgcaacagtcacacctacctcaaacagacaaaaaaaatctttcttccaccctggatattccacagatatataaaccccacttccaagtttccaacacacccacaacctctgaggatgcctgccatagatgcaggtgaaacgtcaggagagaatgcttctggaacatggccacacagcccagaaaacccaaatCAACAGCTGTCACTTTCCAAATCAATACAAATACACCAATCTTCGGCcccttcgacactgccatataaaatccaggttatctgatttgaacatgattatatggcagtgtggacacatataatccagttcaaagcaaataatgtggattatctgctcttATAATTAGGATTATATGCAGTATTGAAGGGGTCTATGATCCAGAAAAGTCTTTTGTCAGAAGAACCCTGACACTTGATGAATCTTGAGAACCTTCTGTGATGTGATGTCTCCACTTTATGAGGAAGATAATTTTACACATGGCGATGAAACTAGAGGGGCTAAATATTGCAGGATAAGGGGATTTGTGAttatccagatgttgttggcctataTAGGTCTCAGCAACCCTAGCTTGTATAGGTACTGGTGAGCAAAGATGTGACAACATGAGTACAACCATGCATCCCCCACCCCAAGATAGTGGACCAGTTATGGTTTGGTGAAaatctgttaataataataataataataataataataatactttatttataccccaccaccatctccccaagggactcggagcagcttacatgttgggccaagcccaacaacacatcaataaaaacaaaaaagcaataaacaaaaataataaatacaatacaattaatataaatcacatataaacaataaccaataaacaatcacacacaaggatttaaaaacctagtAGAATCTTAaagtttttattttctattttgtaATTAAGTACTGTATACTGATTCAAGAAAattattttggttttggttttgttttgttttttatttaggcCAAGTGGTTGATCAAGATGCCCTGGTGAATGCACTCCAGAATGGAGTTATTAAGTCTGCAGCTTTGGATGTGACCTATCCTGAGCCATTGCCAAGGTAAAAAATTGTTCAGGGTTAAATGCTTAAGTAGCAATACAATCCATTTTGGTCTATGAATGTTTTGGCTCTGCTGCTATGTCTGTGGCGTAAACTGTACCAAAATATGTTCAGACTTACTTCTAATACATCAATGTCATCTCAGCCCAGAGTTATTTCAAGATGGGATAGCTGTCCATTTACTACAAAACAATTCAGATGTGTTTTGTTGACCTGGAATTACTTTTGGCTAAACTACATAAAATATTTCATACAGTGAGGTATGTGCTTAACTTTCCTCATTTAGACCAACTGATGTTTCAGAGTGTTTATATTGCCAACatgtttttatttcatgtcaaaagcattgcataaataagcataaaactgATTAAATAGAGGAACACAAGtgaataaataatttttgaccaaaaccgggTAACAGAGACCgcattgtctatagctttaaacagttgtctgtgcatgaggcagggcattgtgggcaagcatacagatacggAGTTATTTGTTCTGATCCACAGTTGCAcagggtggaggattcttttaggtattgccattttgccagattgtcttttgatctgcccactccacttctgagtttgttcagggGCTTCCAAGTTGCCCTTCTTTTTataaatggtttttattgtgacttttacatacaatataataagaTGACAAAAATGTGGATTGGGGAGTAGGGTGGGGATAGCAttaaaaagaagagaaggttatattaaaaaaactcctctatccatccatctataactAAGGAAATTTGGAAGTTGCCCACTCTTTGTttggtttggaaagattagctgtttacaagaaacatttcccatttactcagtcttcaaggaggctctttccatgtcctCCACTAATATCTAAGATACACAGACTATAcctatgtacttacttacttacttacttaggcgatccctcgttggccgagtaggatagtattccaggatcagtgttctggtgggtccgtaggtgactgtggagccctattcttaatctgcatcttctcccacagtgagggcattggtttccaggtggaaggcggtctcagtcggggttggcttgatgcgccttcctcttggcacgtttctctctttagccccccattcgtgcctcttcaaattctgcagcactgctggcctccagctggggtgctcaagggccagggcttcccagttctcagtgtatgccacagtttttaaggttggctttgagcccatctttaaatcttttttcctgtccaccaaaactccattttccgttcttgagttcggagtagagcaactgctttgggagacggtgtacTTAATTAACTTAGTGAACTTTGAATTCAGACTTTCAGTATCTCTCAAATTCTTCTATAAACTGTTATCTCTTGTCTTCAGCATGCTAAGTATCATGACAGACTAGGTTGAACATATACTTAAAAAAATCCCCTAGTAAGAAAAAATATCAATTTAATTCACAAAGcttttattggattttttttttaaaaaaaccatttatTCCATTTATGTCTTGCCGTTCTCTCAGCACGAGATCAAAAAAGAAATCTCCCAGAAAGAAGAAAAACTTTCAATTTAATGTACAAAGCTATTtttggaatgtatttatttatttattcattcatccattcaatgatacctttcctttctcccagCATGGAATCCAAAGTGTCTTACAATATGGATTAAAACAATGCATagctaaataaataacaaaaaagatttaaaaaccagGTCTGATATTGTAGATCATTACGATATGATGTGAAACAATGTCTATTATTGTAGGACTAGAGGAAAtgttattacagtagagtctcgcttatccaatgttctgtattatccaaagcagtgtgtttcctgcctggatccacagcggtttcaatacattatgatgttttggtgctaaatttgtaaatacaataattactgcATAACTTTAcgatgtattgaactgctttttctgtcgatttgttgtaaaacatgatgttttggtgcttaatttgtaaaatcataatatattttgacgtttaataggcttttccttaatctctccttattaccTAACATTTTAGCGTATCCAATGTCCAGCTGGCCTGTTTATtttgaataagtgagactctactgcattTACTTTCCAGAAAGATGTTTGTGAATAAAGTAGCACAATATTTAGCATAGATTGCAATAAGAGGAAAGTAGAGAAACATTAGCATGAATTACGTTTGGCTTTAAGTTGCTCCCATGCATTTTCAGAACTGAAATAGTGTGTTATGCTTCACTGAGAGCTTATGAAGACCCCTAGTTTCCTTTCCTTCCAGAGACCATCCTTTGTTGCAGTTAAAGAATGTGACAATAACACCTCACATTGGAAGTGCAACTTCACAAACCCGCTTCCTTATGATGAGAAACATGGTTGAGAGCATCTTAACCGCTGTGAAAGGTCTCCCTGTCCTGAATGAAGTCCAAGGATGACAAGCTGCATATGTGTTGTGTACAATCATCTGTATCTGCATGAGATTTTACATTGAAAAATGATACACTGATTTTTCTTTTCATTGGGCAACAGAATCTCACACTCCTCAGAAATATAAAAGATAACATGAATAAACAGCACTTTTttgtttgttcctttttttttttgttccttttttgtattcttccattattccatagagGGCTGTTAAATGAGATAGAAAAGCAATAtggaaattttttaaaaagatgatatATAGTAGCATCCCTTCCACATCTGCAGGATCAGTACCCACGGTTTCATTTACCTGCATCTGGTAAAATATATTCCCTCCAGGCATTTTCAAGGTCCTCCAAGTGATACTGTGGTAAGCTTCTGCCAGAAGTCATTCAATCAATAAGGTCTGATATTATCTGCGGTTTCACATATCCAAATAAAATCCTAGAATGGACACAGAGACAGACAGGCCATACCCTTTTTGTTATCATTTCTCACTTTAAAACCTTGTGCATAAAGAAAAGATCTGCTGCTGGGAACCAGAGAATCAAATAAATGCCCTGCCAAGCATTTCAATATTGTTCCTAAAAGTGTCCTTTACAAATTTTACATTAAGTCCTGTTGAgttcaactctgggagttggtgctcatctccatttctaatctgaagatctggcattgtccatagaccgctttgagtccccccagggatgagaaaggcggtatagaaatactgtaaataaataaataaatattagacacctaaggtaatgtggctggcatgactgcatggaacgccgttaccttcccaccggagcggtacctattgatttactcacatttgcatgtttttgaactgctaggctggcagaagctggggctaacagccgggagctcacgccactccccggattaaaATCtacgaccttttgatcagcaggttcagcagctgagcggtttaacccactatgccactgggggccctttaaaaaaactctaaaatcaagacagcaaataaagaacaatattcagaaaagaggggaattccagacaggaaacaatcagtctaactacacagatatctataagtaCAATGTAAATACACAAATGTCCTGTTGCTATAAACTTCAGCAAAAGTATGGAAGTGAGTATGTTATCTTGTTAAAttgtatataatgtattatattgcaACTGGGTGCTGGTAGCATATCTATTATTTTGTCCTCTTCAAGTTTAGTTTATAAAGCCTTAGAAGATATTATTTCAAACGATTGAAGAAACCTTGAAAGAAACCTGAAGAAGGGAATACTCCTCGTGAAACAAAGACAATAAATACCCGGAAATCCTTGTAGTATTCCCAAGACTTTTAATCTCAACTTGAACTCATATGGGATTATTTCGGATATGTTAAAGTTTGTCCACACGACTTTTGGAAGATCCGACTAATTATTTG
Encoded here:
- the LOC132772804 gene encoding probable 2-ketogluconate reductase isoform X2 — encoded protein: MEEQELPYTLINVIGGLHGVYEDHVEFLEKHLKLITMKEFLENKETLRHKIQAVFLWFHKPVINRELLQILPNLKVIVNSGAGIDHLDLKLIFSFGVKLANTPLAVTNATADLGMALMLASARRIVEGYQISVSPDTKHFKADWLGEEVTGATLGIIGMGTIGYKVAQRAKAFEMKILYHNRNRRKEADEQAVGAHYCPKMEELLRQSDFVMLVVNLTPQTQKLIGEKELKLMKPTATLINICRGQVVDQDALVNALQNGVIKSAALDVTYPEPLPRDHPLLQLKNVTITPHIGSATSQTRFLMMRNMVESILTAVKGLPVLNEVQG
- the LOC132772804 gene encoding probable 2-ketogluconate reductase isoform X1; the encoded protein is MYILQRMEEQELPYTLINVIGGLHGVYEDHVEFLEKHLKLITMKEFLENKETLRHKIQAVFLWFHKPVINRELLQILPNLKVIVNSGAGIDHLDLKLIFSFGVKLANTPLAVTNATADLGMALMLASARRIVEGYQISVSPDTKHFKADWLGEEVTGATLGIIGMGTIGYKVAQRAKAFEMKILYHNRNRRKEADEQAVGAHYCPKMEELLRQSDFVMLVVNLTPQTQKLIGEKELKLMKPTATLINICRGQVVDQDALVNALQNGVIKSAALDVTYPEPLPRDHPLLQLKNVTITPHIGSATSQTRFLMMRNMVESILTAVKGLPVLNEVQG